DNA sequence from the Ogataea parapolymorpha DL-1 chromosome II, whole genome shotgun sequence genome:
TGATGCAATCGACGTTCCATCCACGCAGGTTCAATGGGAACTGGATCGCTCTGTTACCTACCGTGCCATGGACAACATGGGACGAGAAAGACAGAACGTTCATTGAagataagaaaaaaaatatatgCACTCAAGACTTCTTTATAAATTTATTATATACACTTGCCGTAACTTTATCCGAAACttattttttcaagccCAAAGACAGACCtttctctcttctggcGTGCGAAAGTGCAGCAATGACGGCTGCACCAACACCAGATCCGTCCTCGGCCTGTTTGATCTGGATAGGGTGGTCCTTCATGTCAATACCGTCCCAGCCGAACACGTCGCTCAAGCCCTGTGCTGCTCTCTCTGGGAAGTATGGGTACTTGAGGAAGACAGATCCGTCAGCGGCAATGTGGCACTTCTTGTAGTTCATCTTTTTGCAGACGGCAGAGATACCGCAAATCGAGAgtctggctgctctggtTCCAATAAATTGCGACAGCTTTCTCACGTACAGTCTCTCCTCGAAAGTGGTGTCGATGAAGAGTTTGTTGGAGAACTCATTCGAGACGACGCTCAATGAAGGGGTGTCGTCGGCCTCGGCGATTGACAGGAAAGATGTGTCCAAGAAGTATGGGGTTTCTAGATTCTTGATCTGCTCGGAAGATTCAGTGTAGCTCTTGAAAATGAGTCCCTTTTTGTAGGTGTCCAGCATGATCATTCTCAGAAGCTCTCCTAGGTAGTAGCCGGAAGTCATTTTCTCGAAAGCCTGCTGGCCTGGTCTTGGAGACTCATCGTCAATTCTGATGTCGAACTTGGTTCTAGGAAGAACCTTGTGTGCGTTATCGAAAGAACCGTATTCGCAGTTGATCAACATAGGAGATTCTGGGTCGATATCGTCGTAAAGTTTTCCCTTGAGCTTAGGGATGTTCTTGATCCGGTCGTAGTATGCACCGTTGACACCAGTACCAAAAATACAGCCCATCTCTGTGAGCTCGTCTGTGTATCTTGAGGCAACAAGGGTTCCGCTTGTGTCGTTAATCAGGGCACCCATCTTGATAGGCAGGCCCTTCTTCTCGACCTGTTCCATCAGAAGAGGCACCACATCGTGGCCCTCGACATTAGGAATATCAAAACCTTTGGTCCATCTCTGGAGAACACCCTCGAAAATGCTGTTTTGCGTGGCTGGGTACGAAAAAGTGAATCCCAGGGGGAAAACAGCGTCGGATGGAATTCCGTCAGGGTGTTTCGACTGGAGGAAATCTTCCAGACATTGAGCAATgaact
Encoded proteins:
- a CDS encoding Hexokinase-2; amino-acid sequence: MTIDDKPLPADLAKEIETYKKLFWVPTETLHKVIEYFIEELERGNADGTDPTGIPMNPAWVLEYPNGSETGDYLAIDLGGTNLRVVLVHLLGDHKFSTEQTKYHIPSHMRTTKNRDELFEFIAQCLEDFLQSKHPDGIPSDAVFPLGFTFSYPATQNSIFEGVLQRWTKGFDIPNVEGHDVVPLLMEQVEKKGLPIKMGALINDTSGTLVASRYTDELTEMGCIFGTGVNGAYYDRIKNIPKLKGKLYDDIDPESPMLINCEYGSFDNAHKVLPRTKFDIRIDDESPRPGQQAFEKMTSGYYLGELLRMIMLDTYKKGLIFKSYTESSEQIKNLETPYFLDTSFLSIAEADDTPSLSVVSNEFSNKLFIDTTFEERLYVRKLSQFIGTRAARLSICGISAVCKKMNYKKCHIAADGSVFLKYPYFPERAAQGLSDVFGWDGIDMKDHPIQIKQAEDGSGVGAAVIAALSHARREKGLSLGLKK